From one Oceanivirga salmonicida genomic stretch:
- a CDS encoding type IV pilin protein, translating into MKNKKKKNYGFTLIELIAVMAIMAIISTIAVPKISRYINAANRTKVIAAVSELNNFLVSENLSNETNISNLLSKYQDLNSLQINLKSDGSFKIGNVSGNLKINNNFVNAILKEPKEFSNQVIGPNSNHDNF; encoded by the coding sequence ATGAAAAATAAAAAGAAAAAAAATTATGGTTTTACCTTGATAGAATTAATAGCAGTAATGGCAATAATGGCTATAATTTCAACTATAGCTGTGCCGAAAATATCAAGGTATATAAATGCTGCTAATAGGACAAAAGTTATTGCTGCTGTGTCTGAACTCAATAATTTTCTAGTCAGTGAAAATTTAAGTAATGAAACTAATATATCAAATCTACTATCAAAATATCAAGATCTAAACAGTCTACAAATCAATCTTAAATCAGATGGAAGTTTTAAAATAGGAAATGTGTCAGGTAATTTAAAAATAAATAATAATTTTGTAAATGCTATTTTAAAAGAACCGAAAGAATTTTCAAATCAAGTTATAGGACCTAATTCAAATCATGATAATTTTTAA
- a CDS encoding prepilin peptidase, whose amino-acid sequence MIIFKILFNLFFLISVYEDIKKKIIPEFCIILMLIIAIINAIIYKNFSILYYSISIYCLPFYIIIIIETYLQKELIGLGDLKLMLAIGAYFSNTDLYFLNLYYALTYTIALISVIIFQPKEKYIPLAPMLYISYLI is encoded by the coding sequence ATGATAATTTTTAAAATATTATTTAATTTATTCTTTCTCATATCTGTTTATGAAGATATAAAGAAAAAAATCATACCAGAATTTTGTATAATTTTAATGCTAATTATTGCTATAATTAATGCAATAATATATAAAAACTTTTCAATTCTTTACTATTCAATTTCCATATATTGTCTACCCTTTTATATCATAATTATCATAGAAACATATTTACAAAAAGAACTAATAGGTTTAGGAGATTTAAAATTAATGCTAGCAATAGGAGCATATTTTTCTAATACAGATTTATATTTTTTAAATCTTTATTATGCTTTAACATACACAATTGCACTGATAAGTGTAATTATATTTCAACCAAAAGAAAAGTATATTCCATTAGCACCAATGCTATATATCTCATATTTAATTTT
- the rplA gene encoding 50S ribosomal protein L1 has protein sequence MAKRGKRYSEISQKVDKVKIYTPEEALELLFETKSAKFVETVELAVKLGVDPRHADQQVRGTVVLPHGTGKTVRVLAITTGENIQKALDAGADYAGDDEYINKIQQGWFDFDLVIATPDMMPKLGRLGRILGTKGLMPNPKSGTVTTDIAKTVEEFKKGKIAFKVDKLGSIHLPIGKVNFDKEKIVENFKVALKQIIALKPAAAKGQYLRTVAISLTMGPGIKIDPLLSSTYVTR, from the coding sequence ATGGCAAAAAGAGGAAAAAGATATAGTGAAATTTCTCAAAAAGTAGATAAAGTAAAAATATATACACCAGAAGAAGCATTAGAACTTCTATTTGAAACAAAGAGTGCAAAGTTTGTCGAAACTGTTGAATTAGCAGTTAAATTAGGTGTAGATCCTAGACATGCTGATCAACAAGTAAGAGGAACTGTTGTATTACCACACGGAACTGGTAAAACTGTAAGAGTATTAGCGATCACAACAGGTGAAAATATACAAAAAGCATTAGATGCTGGTGCAGATTATGCTGGAGATGATGAATACATTAATAAAATTCAACAAGGTTGGTTTGACTTTGATTTAGTTATTGCAACACCTGATATGATGCCTAAATTAGGTAGATTAGGAAGAATTTTAGGAACAAAAGGCTTAATGCCTAATCCTAAATCAGGAACAGTAACTACTGATATTGCTAAAACAGTTGAAGAATTTAAAAAAGGTAAAATTGCATTTAAAGTTGACAAATTAGGTTCAATACATTTACCAATAGGTAAAGTGAACTTTGATAAAGAAAAAATTGTTGAAAACTTTAAAGTGGCTTTAAAACAAATAATTGCTTTAAAACCAGCAGCAGCAAAAGGACAATATTTAAGAACAGTTGCAATCTCATTAACAATGGGACCTGGAATTAAAATAGATCCATTATTATCATCAACTTATGTTACAAGATAA
- the rplK gene encoding 50S ribosomal protein L11 gives MAKEVTGKVKLQIGAGKATPAPPVGSALGPKGINIPEFCKMFNAQTQDKMGYVIPVEITVYSDKSFTFVLKTPPASDLLKKYAKIESGAQNSKKEVAGTVTSAQIKEIAELKMPDLNASDIETAMKIIAGTARSMGVKIQD, from the coding sequence ATGGCTAAAGAAGTAACAGGTAAAGTTAAATTACAAATAGGTGCAGGAAAAGCAACACCTGCTCCACCAGTAGGATCAGCATTAGGTCCAAAAGGTATAAATATACCTGAGTTTTGTAAAATGTTTAATGCACAAACACAAGATAAGATGGGGTATGTTATTCCAGTAGAAATAACAGTATATTCTGATAAGAGTTTTACATTTGTATTAAAAACACCACCTGCATCAGATTTATTAAAAAAATATGCTAAGATAGAAAGTGGAGCACAAAACTCTAAAAAAGAAGTTGCTGGAACAGTAACAAGTGCACAAATTAAAGAAATAGCAGAATTAAAAATGCCAGACTTAAATGCAAGTGATATAGAAACTGCTATGAAAATAATAGCAGGAACTGCTAGAAGTATGGGAGTTAAAATACAAGATTAG